Proteins co-encoded in one Medicago truncatula cultivar Jemalong A17 chromosome 8, MtrunA17r5.0-ANR, whole genome shotgun sequence genomic window:
- the LOC11409610 gene encoding vacuolar protein sorting-associated protein 32 homolog 1, whose amino-acid sequence MSKTLLTRLLGKPKPKVSAQETIAKLNETLEMLEKKETVLLKKAGAEVEKAKEFTRSKNKRAAIQCLKRKRLYDQQVEQLGNFQLRIHDQMIMLEGAQATTETVDALRTGAFAMKRMQTEFNLDDVDNIMDEITEQTEKMRQVQEALSAPIGPADYDEDELEAELEELEGAELEEQLLQPTITTPAAPVHVPAGQQHTHPVSVKPTAEEDELAKLQAEMAL is encoded by the exons ATGTCCAAAACATTGCTTACCCGACTTCTTGGCAAACCTAAACCAAAAGTCAGTGCTCAAGAGACTATAGCCAAATTAAACGAG ACGCTTGAAATGCTAGAGAAAAAGGAGACAGTGCTACTTAAAAAGGCTGGAGCGGAAGTTGAAAAAGCCAAAGAATTCACGAGGTCGAAGAATAAAAGGG CGGCAATACAGTGCTTGAAGAGGAAGAGGCTATATGATCAGCAAGTAGAGCAGCTTGGAAACTTCCAATTGCGTATTCATGATCAG ATGATAATGTTGGAAGGAGCCCAAGCGACTACAGAAACGGTTGATGCGTTGAGAACTGGAGCATTTGCTATGAAGCGCATGCAAACAGAATT CAATCTTGATGATGTTGACAATATCATGGATGAGATCACTGAACAGACAGAGAAGATGAGACAGGTTCAGGAAGCATTGTCAGCTCCAATTGGCCCAGCCGACTATGATGAG gATGAATTGGAAGCAGAACTTGAAGAGCTAGAGGGTGCTGAGTTGGAAGAACAGCTTCTTCAACCTACAATTACAACTCCAGCAGCCCCGGTGCATGTCCCAGCTGGGCAGCAACATACCCACCCTGTGTCTGTGAAACCAACAGCTGAGGAAGATGAATTAGCAAAGTTGCAGGCTGAGATGGCACTTTGA